GTGCCAGGCGGGCCAGCAGTCGGCCAGCAGCAAgccgatcggcctgctgtgggccgattaggtccagtcggcctacagcgggccgacggtgtattatttttgaaaattatttttttgACGTAATATTTgtgtaatttaataaaaaaatgtattatttaaaaaaaaaaataGCGCCAATATAGACATCCATCCAAACATCAACTAAAAAAACACAACATAAAAATCAAATAGAAGTAGCACTCCAAGTTAAAAAGGAACGGAATAAGCGCAAGATGCAAATGTACTATGGAAACCCTAGAAAAATGCAAACATATCGATTCACGGGAGGCGAAATCGCGGCAGCACCGGCGCTAATAAATCGTGCAACAGCCACCGGATCACCCTAGAACATTCCCGTAATCCCATCATTGACGGGAGAGGCGGcaccagcggcagcagcagagcaGAGAAACGGCAACGGTAATGGACGCCACAGCGCGCCCGTTCCGGCCGCACGCGAACGTTCGGAAATTTCAAATACCGGGGgagggcgaggcgaggcgaggcgtacgTACGTTACGCTACGGGCGGACCCGGCCCCTCCCCCGGTCAACCCCCTCCGGGCTCCGGCGCGGGCCCAGGCGGAGATCGGCACACAGTGccgccggccccacatgtcatggacggcCAGGCCCGGTGGGTGGGGGGGCCGACGGGCGCGCGTGGGGTCTTTAAAAAAGGGGGTCGGGGCGGCACAGcgactcctcctcctcaccttccTTCCATTCGACTCCACTCCACTCCCCCTCCCACCTCACCCTCGCCTCGCCTTTTTAGAGAGAGAAACACgagctcccccacccccacccccatccCCACCGAGGTAGTAGAGAGAGAAACCCAGACCCAGGCCTCCCCCCGCCCCTGCACCGAGCTCAGGCCgtagcggaggaggaggaggagatggagaggCCGGCGCCGGTGAGGAAGTCCCACACCAACACGGCGGACCTGCTGGCGTGGCCGGAGGGGGCGCAGCCGGAGCTCGCCGACGGGGCCACGCCGCCGCCCAACCGCCGCCCGCACCAGGTGACTTCACGGGACGGAGGCGGATTCCCGTCCCCTGCTTCTAGCCCTTTTCGAATTGCTGGGTCAGGGGTTCGATTGTCTCGTCTCCTAACTCCTTTTCCCCTTCTCTGCGCGTGCAGCCGTCGGAGGCGATCCACAAGGTGGTGTTCGGCGGGCAGgtcacggaggaggaggccgagagcCTCAACAAGAGGTGAGATCGGGGGCATCTGGCTAGTAGTTGCGTGCTGCCTTCTCCTGCGGGGGAGGGTGCTCGGAGGAACGATTTCGGGCTGTGTTTCTGTTTCGTTCACAGATTTGGGCTTCGGCGAGTAGTAGATCTCTCGAGTTTCATGCCGCCTCCTTCGCGAATCGTTGGTCTCCGGGATGCTTTCCTCGATCTGCGTATCTGGTGTCTAGGGAAATACGCCTGGTTTGAATTTCTGTTTGGTTGGTGAGATTTGTGCGCCGAGTTTTGGTGCTGTTGGATAGGCTTGTAGGGTCACGTGGTTTGTGTGCTCGACTGCTCATGCAACGGTGTTTGCAGTTGCACCCACTGCGTCATACAAATTTTGTTGATGTGCTGTTGGGctggatttttttttggaatttgaaCTGATTACTGATGTGTTTGCACCCTGATTTGTGCATAAACATGTTAATTTGCTTTGTTCCTTAGATCTTAGATAAAGAATCTTGTCACAAAGAGGCTTATCTCGCCCTGATTTACTGAATTACACGGTGCAGTTCACTGAATGAGCTGTTCATTTATTTACTTAATTTTCTCCTCAGGAAACAATGCTCGGCTCCCAAGTGGAAGGAGATGACAGGAAGCGGCATATTTGCAGCTGGAGGTGAGGCTGAGGAAGACGAATCCGCTAACGCTTCTGCAACACCCGTCCGAACGGCTTCAAAGAATTATCAGGTGCTGTTTTCTGTGAAATCTTTTTTTTCTTACAGAACAGAAACATGCTGATTAATGTGCCCCTCTTTCGATCTGCGATATTGCAAGTTGTATTAGCTGTTATGCATTGCTAGTAAGGACGATGGATTTTTATTTATTCACATGCTGTGCTGAATGATTGAGAGGGTAGCACTTACTTAGTATCCCCCTGATTTGCTTGCACATTTGATATTAGCTGCTGGTTGCTAGAATCAACCTTGTTAAATGTTCTAACCTCCAGGTCAGAAGTTGTTGGGATGAATCTTGTGGAAAGGGTCTGGCTATATATAGTTATTGATATGTGGTCACATTGGTTGGTGACCTTTCCTTGTAAATTCTAATAGAACTGGACCTTGATTCAACTATTAAACTAGGCCTTTGTTTTCAATTGCTTTGTTTGGTAGACAGTGGGATTTAGGTAGTCAGGTACCTTTGTTTTTTTCTTCCGTTCACAAGATACAGCATTACAGCTTAGGTGTAGTGCTTCATGACATTTCATAAAAGTAGACCAACTGCTTCCATAATTAGGACTACACATAGTTAACTAGAGAAATACTGTCACTGCACTCATTTTTTTACCGGTACTCTGAAAAACTGTAAATTCGGTACGGTTGCAAAATTGAAAAGAACATTTCGCTCAATATAGACTTCCTGACAGAGCTCAATCTGATTTTTGTCAAACTACAGGCAATCAGTACCATAAGTCACATCTCCTTTGCTGAGGACGAAAGTGTTTCTCCCAAGAAGCCAACCTCCATAGCCGAGGTGGCAAAGCAGCGAGAGCTAAGTGGCACGCTCCAGAGCGAGGATGACAGCAAGCTGAAGAAGCAGGTATCCAATGCGAAATCGAAGGAGCTGAGCGGCCACGGCATCTTTTCTCCTCCAGAGGACCTCAGGCCACGCAACTCGGAGAACGGCTCGACCTCGCAGACGCCAGGGAAGAACGCACAGGTTCGCATTCCTCAACAAACACGTCTCCTCCTAATCTGGACACTGGGCGGTTTCCCAGCTCTGAATGGAGTGCTTATATATGCTTTCAATCGCCTTCGGCAGGTGAGCAGCATCAAATTCGGAGAGGCCGACGACGCCGACAGCGTGGTGAAGACCGCGAAGAAGATCCCGACGAAGAAGTTCAACGACCTGACGGGCAACAACATCTTCAAGGGCGACGCCGCGGAGGCCCCCGGCACGGCGGAGAAGCAGCTGAGCGACGCCAAGCTCAAGGAGATGAGCGGCAGCAACATCTTCGCCGACGGCAAGGCGCCGGCCCGGGACTTCCTCGGCGGCATCCGCAAGCCCCCCGGCGGCGAGAGCAGCATCGCGCTGGTCTAACAGCGACGACGACATCCCCTGATGGACAGGACAGGACAGACATAGCCTACAACATTCTTCGTTCTTCACCTTCACCCCGTCGCCGTCTCGATCTAGGAGTGATTGATTTCTAGGGAGCTTTTTTTTCTTCGTCGTCGTCGTTGGTGGGACTGATCTGCGATTGAGCTTCTGGTTTggttttccccctttccttttcctGGCGCCGGGTGCTTCCCCTTTCCTGTTCTCGCTGTTAATTAATCCTCATGGTGTGGTTAGTGGCTGCGGCAAGCAAGCAACGTTGATGGCTCGTTCGTTCGTTGGTTCGTCGTCAGGTCGCCTCCTCTAAGTTAACAACAATTGGTGTGCATTTTGCTGCGTTTGTGGTTGGGTTGGTTGGTCGTGGCGTACCTAAAGTGAGTGATGTTTCAGCTGTTGCGGGATCTTGGATTCTTTTTTCTTATTGCGTGCTGCGTCTCGGATGCCCTGTTGGTAGGTCCGTCGCATGGTTCGTTCGTTCCTTGCAGCAGTGCCACCTAACTTCATCCAACTACGACTTTCTGAGCGGCGCCAGCGTCTTTTCAGATTGTACCGTGACCCCAGCTCTCTCTCTCGTCGAGTCTGAattgcgcgcgcacacacacgggGGCCCTCGCTGGTCTCGCTACTGTTGCGCGCTCTTTGGATACGAACAAGTTCGCGGTGCTACTCTACAGTAGCTGCCTTTTTTCTTTTGGGGCATGTGGATGGGAGTTGCACCTTGTGATGATGATGTGATTGATTAGCACGCAGGCACGCTTGGCATGGGATTGTGTACCGGTAAAAGCTTCGGCTGGCAATGATACCGTGACGTCAGTTGTGGGCATACGGGTTTTTCTCATGATGAATAGCTCCCTCCCCCATCTCCAAGAATCTTCCACACCCGGAATAGTATGGAGATGTATGCGGAAGCCGCTCAAATCTGGCCAATTTGAATTTTAAATGCATAGCAATAGCAAGTTAAAGTGCGATTTTATTCACATAACACCCGATCAGAACCAAAAACAAAGGCGATGTTCATAGCTTTTACATGCCCGATCACGAGAATATCTTAATCTGACTATTCGTGCAAATCTGAGCCTCCACGCTCACTCTGTCACCGACTCCTTCTCAGTTGCCTCCGTCTTCTCAGTCGTCTCCTTCTCCGGCGTCTCGAACTCGGCTTTCAAGCACTTCAACATCCTAAGATGGACGGCTTGCACGATCATCCTTGCATTGGCATCCAACTCGTCCATCTTCAAGTTCAACACGGATTCTTCTAAGCGGTTGCGATCTCAACCTTCTTCTCTTCGAGGTTCACCATTTTATCTGTCACCACATTTCAACCTTCTTTCCTCCTTGATGTCGGAGTGCTGACACatgtctcctcctccttcgccaagaTGTTCTCGAACCTCTTTGTCATCTTGGCCGTTGCCCcttctcgcttctccttctcctcctcacaCTTCTTTCCTGGGAACTCTCTTCTAACCTTTTTAAGCGGCTCTTTTGTTGGGTCGGTTGCATCGTCCGCTTCTTCGCCGGTGCAAATGCCAACGATCTTGATGGTGTTGACAATGAATAAATTTCACTTGAGTTGCCCACTTAACTTCAACCAACAATGTATGAGGACGAAGCTCCTTTTCACCACCCTCAAGAACAAGTTGCACACATAGGAGGCAAAGAAAGAAAAAACATTGTCAACAAGTTGCATATCCGGCCAAATGACCAACGCATAGAGCATATCCGATCAAATGACGAACACACATAACAACTCACTTGCTCGGTGATTTGCGCACCACCAGGCCACTACTCGATTAGTTGTTTCAAATGGCCGCAATAATTGCACACAGTCTCTTGGATGGTGTAACATCAATGGTTGAGCGACTTAGTCCCATGATCGCAGATGAGTTTGTCGCGGTAGGGCCCAAAATTCTTGTCCTCATGAAACCAAGTATGAATGTGGACCCAAAATATATAATGCGCTCTTTTGCTCCCCCatggattgaaggaaatatgccctagaggcaataataaagttattatttatttccttatatcatgataaatgtttattattcatgctagaattgtattaaccggaaacatgatacaagtgtgaatacatagacaaacatagtgtcactagtatgcctctacttgactagctcgttgatcaaagatggttatgtttcctgaccatatacatgagttgtcatttgataaacgggatcacatcactaggagaatgatatgattgacttgacccattccgttagcttagcacttgatcgtttagtatgttgctattgatttcttcatgacttatacatgttcctatgactatgagattatgcaactcccgaataccggaggaacactttgtgtgctaccaaacgtcacaacataactgggtgattataaaggtgctctacaggtgtctccaaaggtacttgttgagttggcatatatcgagattaggatttgtcactccgattgtcgaagaggtatctctgggcccactcggtaatgcacatcactataagccttgcaagcattgtaactaatgagttagttgcaggatgatgtattacggaacgagtaaagagacttgccggtaacgagattgaactaggtattgagataccgacgatcgaatctcgggcaagtaacataccgatgacaaagggaacaacgtatgttgttatgcggtttgaccgataaagatcttcgtagaatatgtgggatccaatatgagcatccaggttctgctattggttattgaccggagacgtgtctcggtcatgtctacatagttctcgaacccgtagggtccgcacgcttaaagttcggtgacgatcggtattatgagtttttgtgtttttgatgtaccaaaggtaattcggagtcccagatatgatcacggacatgacgaggagtctcgaaatgctcgagacataaagatcaacatattggacgactatattcggacaccggaagtgttccgggtggtttcggagaaaaccggagtgtcggagggttaccggaacccccccgggagaaatagtgggccttatgggccttagtggaaggagagagggctggcctagggcaggccgcgtgcccctccccctctggtccgaattggactaggagagggggggtgctacctcttgagcactgcgttggttttcccttgaagaggaaagggcgatgcagcaaagtagcgtaagtatttccctcagtttttgagaaccaaggtatcaatccagtaggaggccacgcacaagtccctcgcacctacacaaacaaataaatcctcgcaaccaacgcaataaaggggttgtcaatcccttcacggtcacttacgagagtgagatctgatagatatgataagataatatttttggtatttttatgataaagatgcaaagtaaagaaagtaaaataaaaacggcacaagaaatagcttgttgtcgggagattaatatgatggaaaatagacccgggggccataggtttcactagtggcttctctcaagagcataagtattacggtgggtgaacaaattactgttgagcaattgacataattgagcatagttatgagaatatctaggtatgatcatgtatataggcatcacgtccgagacaagtagaccgactcctgcctgcatatactactattactccacacatcgaccgctatccagcatgcatctagagtattaaattcataagaacagagtaacgctttaagcaagatgacatgatgtagagggataaactcatgcaatatgatataaaccccatcttgttatcctcgatggcaacaatacaatacgtgccttgctgcccctgctgtcactgggaaaggacaccgcaagattgaacccaaagctaagcacttctcccattgcaagaaagatcaatctagtaggccaaaccaaactgataattcgaagagacttgcaaagataaccaatcatacataaaagaattcagagaagaatcaaatatcgttcatagataaacttgatcataaacccacaattcatcggtctcaacaaacacaccgcaaaagaagattacatcgaatagatctccacgagagagggggagaacattgtattgagatccaaaaagagagaagaagccatctagctaataactatggacccgaaggtctgaagtaaactactcacacatcatcggagaggctatggtgttgatgtagaagccctccgtgatcgatgccccctccggcggagctccggaacaggccccgagatgggatctcatNNNNNNNNNNNNNNNNNNNNNNNNNNNNNNNNNNNNNNNNNNNNNNNNNNNNNNNNNNNNNNNNNNNNNNNNNNNNNNNNNNNNNNNNNNNNNNNNNNNNNNNNNNNNNNNNNNNNNNNNNNNNNNNNNNNNNNNNNNNNNNNNNNNtgccctcctggttgctttcttgacgtagggtccaagtcctctggatcacgttcgttccaaaaatcacgttccccaaggtttcattccgtttggactccgtttgatattctttttctgcgaaactctgaaataggcaaaaaacaacaattctgggctgggcctccggttaataggttagtcccaaaaataatataaaagtgtataataaagcccaataatgtccaaaacagaatacaatatagcatggaacaataaaaaattatagatacgttggagacgtatcaagcatccccaagcttaattcctgctcgtcctcgagtaggtaaatgataaaaacagaatttttgatgtggaatgctacttggcataatttcaatttaattcttcttaattgtggtatgaatattcagatccgaaagattcaagacaaaggtttaatattgacataaaaataataatacttcaagcatactaactaagcaatcatgtcttctcaaaataacatggccaaagaaagctatccctacaaaatcatatagtctggctatgctctatcttcaccacacaaaatatttaaatcatgcacaaccccgatgacaagccaagcaattgtttcatacttttaacgttctcaaactttttcaatcttcacgcaatacatgagcgtgagccatggacatagcactatatgtggaatagaatggtggttgtggagaagacaaaaaggagaagatagtctcacatcaactaggcgtatcaacgggctatggagatgcccattaatagatatcaatgtgagtgagtagggattgccatgcaacagatgcacttagagctataagtatatgcaagctcaacaaaagggaactaagtgggtgttgatgtctactacgcaaccttcttcttgtagacgttgttgggcctccaagtgcagaggtttgtaggacagtagcaaattttcctcaagtggatgacctaaggttatcaatccgtgggaggcgtaggatgaagatggtctctctcaagcaaccctgcaaccaaatagcaaagggtctcttgtgtccccaacacacccaatacaatggtaaattgtataggtgcactagttcggcgaagagatggtgatacaagtgcaatatggatggtagatatgggtttttgtaatatgaaaatataaaaacagcaaggtaactaatgataaaagtgagcacaaacggtattgcaatgcgttgaaacaaggcctatggttcatactttcactagtgcaagttctctcaacaataataacataaatggatcatataactatccctcaacatgcaacaaagagtcactccaaagtcactaatagcggagaacaaacgaagagattatggtagggtacgaaaccacctcaaagttattctttccaatcaatccgttgggccattcctataagtgtcacaaacagccctagagttcgtactagaataacaccttaagacacaaatcaaccaaaaccctaatgtcacctagatactccaatgtcacctcaagtatccgtgggtatgattatacgatatgcatcacacaatctcagattctctattcaaccaacacatagaacctcaaagagtgccccaaagtttctaccagagaatcatgacaaaaacgtgtgccaaccctatgcataagttcatgggcggaacccgcaagttgatcaccaaaacatacatcaagtgaatcacgtgatatcccattgtcgccacagatacgcatggcaagacatacatcaagtgttctcaaaagggaaaactcaatccattacaagagagtagagggggagaaaaatcataagatccaactataatagcaaagctcgtgata
This region of Triticum aestivum cultivar Chinese Spring chromosome 2D, IWGSC CS RefSeq v2.1, whole genome shotgun sequence genomic DNA includes:
- the LOC123052027 gene encoding uncharacterized protein gives rise to the protein MERPAPVRKSHTNTADLLAWPEGAQPELADGATPPPNRRPHQPSEAIHKVVFGGQVTEEEAESLNKRKQCSAPKWKEMTGSGIFAAGGEAEEDESANASATPVRTASKNYQAISTISHISFAEDESVSPKKPTSIAEVAKQRELSGTLQSEDDSKLKKQVSNAKSKELSGHGIFSPPEDLRPRNSENGSTSQTPGKNAQVSSIKFGEADDADSVVKTAKKIPTKKFNDLTGNNIFKGDAAEAPGTAEKQLSDAKLKEMSGSNIFADGKAPARDFLGGIRKPPGGESSIALV